A single region of the Dryobates pubescens isolate bDryPub1 chromosome 11, bDryPub1.pri, whole genome shotgun sequence genome encodes:
- the MCOLN3 gene encoding mucolipin-3 isoform X1 produces MAQRAEMENPEVSVSSCSTRDDEDLCSYKRQLSVSQEGLLEDQLRRKLKFFFMNPCEKFWARGRKPWKLGIQLLKIAMVTIQLVVFGLSNQMVVAFKEENTVAFKHLFLKGYMDRMDDTYAVYTQTDVYDQIFFAINQYLKLPNISVGNHAYEKRGAEETALALCQQFYKRGTICPGNDTFDIDPEIVTDCLYIEPMMPLDNTTVGKHNLNFTLDFHRLVAVQLTFNLKAINLQTVRHHELPDCYDFTLTIVFDNKAHSGRIKISLDNDISIRECKEWHVSGSIQKNTHYMMIFDAFVILTCLASLILCTRSVVKGIRLQREFVSFFLYYYKKQVSFSDQMEFVNGWYILIMVSDVLTIVGSTLKMEIQAKSLTSYDVCSILLGTSTMLVWLGVIRYLGFFQKYNLLILTLRAALPNVMRFCCCAAMIYLGYCFCGWIVLGPYHVKFRSLNMVSECLFSLINGDDMFATFAEMQQKSYLVWLFSRIYLYSFISLFIYMVLSLFIALITDTYETVKHYQQDGFPETELQRFVSQCKDLPNSGRYRLEEESSASIFCCFNGCSEHT; encoded by the exons ATGGCCCAGCGGGCAG AAATGGAAAATCCTGAAGTGtctgtgagcagctgcagtACTCGTGATGATGAAGATCTTTGCAGCTACAAACGCCAGCTTTCAGTATCACAGGAGGGACTTTTGGAAGATCAGCTTAGAAGGAAGTTAAAATTCTTCTTCATGAACCCATGTGAGAAATTCTGGGCCCGGGGCAGGAAGCCTTGGAAACTTGGAATTCAGCTACTCAAAATAGCAATGGTTACTATTCAG CTGGTGGTTTTTGGATTGAGCAATCAGATGGTGGTTGCCTTCAAAGAAGAGAACACTGTTGCATTCAAACATCTCTTCTTGAAAGGATATATGGACAGAATGGATGATACCTATGCTGTGTACACACAAACAGATGTCTATGACCAGATTTTCTTTGCAATAAACCAG TACTTAAAGCTGCCCAACATTTCTGTTGGAAACCATGCTTATGAAAAAAGGGGAGCGGAAGAGACAGCTTTGGCTCTGTGTCAGCAGTTCTACAAGCGAGGAACCATCTGTCCTGGAAATGACACCTTTGACATAGACCCAGAGATTGTGACTG ACTGCTTGTACATTGAGCCAATGATGCCATTAGACAATACAACAGTGGGAAAGCACAATTTGAATTTCACTCTGGATTTCCACAG ACTGGTGGCAGTGCAACTCACGTTCAATCTGAAGGCAATCAACCTCCAGACTGTTCGTCACCATGAGCTCCCCGATTGTTACGATTTCACTCTGACA ATAGTGTTTGATAATAAAGCACATAGTGGAAGAATTAAAATAAGTCTAGACAATGACATATCAATCAGGGAATGTAAAGAATGGCATGTGTCTGGATCAA TACAGAAGAACACTCATTACATGATGATCTTCGATGCTTTTGTTATATTGACTTGTTTGGCCTCATTGATCCTTTGCACGCGATCAGTGGTTAAAGGAATTCGGCTACAAAGG GAATTTGTAAGTTTTTTCCTATATTATTATAAGAAACAAGTATCTTTCAGTGATCAAATGGAATTTGTCAACGGTTGGTACATCCTGATTATGGTTAGTGATGTCTTAACTATTGTTGGATCAACTCTAAAAATGGAGATACAAGCTAAG agtcTGACAAGTTATGATGTCTGTAGCATACTCCTGGGAACATCCACTATGCTTGTGTGGCTTGGAGTCATCCGCTACTTAGGTTTCTTTCAGAAGTATAAT CTTCTCATCCTAACATTGCGAGCAGCATTACCTAATGTAATgaggttctgctgctgtgctgctatgATCTACCTGGGCTATTGTTTCTGTGGATGGATTGTACTGGGACCATATCATGTGAAG TTTCGCTCCCTGAACATGGTTTCTGAATGCCTTTTTTCATTGATCAATGGAGATGACATGTTTGCCACATTTGCAGAAATGCAACAGAAAAGTTACTTGGTTTGGTTATTCAGCAGGATCTACCTCTACTCCTTCATCAGCCTTTTCATCTATATGGTGCTGAGTCTCTTCATTGCTCTCATTACAGATACATATGAAACTGTCAAG CATTACCAGCAAGATGGCTTTCCAGAGACAGAGCTTCAGAGATTTGTATCACAGTGCAAAGATCTACCAAACTCTGGCAGGTACAGGTTAGAGGAGGAGAGTTCTGCATCTATCTTCTGTTGTTTTAATG GTTGTAGTGAACATACTTAA
- the MCOLN3 gene encoding mucolipin-3 isoform X2, producing the protein MENPEVSVSSCSTRDDEDLCSYKRQLSVSQEGLLEDQLRRKLKFFFMNPCEKFWARGRKPWKLGIQLLKIAMVTIQLVVFGLSNQMVVAFKEENTVAFKHLFLKGYMDRMDDTYAVYTQTDVYDQIFFAINQYLKLPNISVGNHAYEKRGAEETALALCQQFYKRGTICPGNDTFDIDPEIVTDCLYIEPMMPLDNTTVGKHNLNFTLDFHRLVAVQLTFNLKAINLQTVRHHELPDCYDFTLTIVFDNKAHSGRIKISLDNDISIRECKEWHVSGSIQKNTHYMMIFDAFVILTCLASLILCTRSVVKGIRLQREFVSFFLYYYKKQVSFSDQMEFVNGWYILIMVSDVLTIVGSTLKMEIQAKSLTSYDVCSILLGTSTMLVWLGVIRYLGFFQKYNLLILTLRAALPNVMRFCCCAAMIYLGYCFCGWIVLGPYHVKFRSLNMVSECLFSLINGDDMFATFAEMQQKSYLVWLFSRIYLYSFISLFIYMVLSLFIALITDTYETVKHYQQDGFPETELQRFVSQCKDLPNSGRYRLEEESSASIFCCFNGCSEHT; encoded by the exons ATGGAAAATCCTGAAGTGtctgtgagcagctgcagtACTCGTGATGATGAAGATCTTTGCAGCTACAAACGCCAGCTTTCAGTATCACAGGAGGGACTTTTGGAAGATCAGCTTAGAAGGAAGTTAAAATTCTTCTTCATGAACCCATGTGAGAAATTCTGGGCCCGGGGCAGGAAGCCTTGGAAACTTGGAATTCAGCTACTCAAAATAGCAATGGTTACTATTCAG CTGGTGGTTTTTGGATTGAGCAATCAGATGGTGGTTGCCTTCAAAGAAGAGAACACTGTTGCATTCAAACATCTCTTCTTGAAAGGATATATGGACAGAATGGATGATACCTATGCTGTGTACACACAAACAGATGTCTATGACCAGATTTTCTTTGCAATAAACCAG TACTTAAAGCTGCCCAACATTTCTGTTGGAAACCATGCTTATGAAAAAAGGGGAGCGGAAGAGACAGCTTTGGCTCTGTGTCAGCAGTTCTACAAGCGAGGAACCATCTGTCCTGGAAATGACACCTTTGACATAGACCCAGAGATTGTGACTG ACTGCTTGTACATTGAGCCAATGATGCCATTAGACAATACAACAGTGGGAAAGCACAATTTGAATTTCACTCTGGATTTCCACAG ACTGGTGGCAGTGCAACTCACGTTCAATCTGAAGGCAATCAACCTCCAGACTGTTCGTCACCATGAGCTCCCCGATTGTTACGATTTCACTCTGACA ATAGTGTTTGATAATAAAGCACATAGTGGAAGAATTAAAATAAGTCTAGACAATGACATATCAATCAGGGAATGTAAAGAATGGCATGTGTCTGGATCAA TACAGAAGAACACTCATTACATGATGATCTTCGATGCTTTTGTTATATTGACTTGTTTGGCCTCATTGATCCTTTGCACGCGATCAGTGGTTAAAGGAATTCGGCTACAAAGG GAATTTGTAAGTTTTTTCCTATATTATTATAAGAAACAAGTATCTTTCAGTGATCAAATGGAATTTGTCAACGGTTGGTACATCCTGATTATGGTTAGTGATGTCTTAACTATTGTTGGATCAACTCTAAAAATGGAGATACAAGCTAAG agtcTGACAAGTTATGATGTCTGTAGCATACTCCTGGGAACATCCACTATGCTTGTGTGGCTTGGAGTCATCCGCTACTTAGGTTTCTTTCAGAAGTATAAT CTTCTCATCCTAACATTGCGAGCAGCATTACCTAATGTAATgaggttctgctgctgtgctgctatgATCTACCTGGGCTATTGTTTCTGTGGATGGATTGTACTGGGACCATATCATGTGAAG TTTCGCTCCCTGAACATGGTTTCTGAATGCCTTTTTTCATTGATCAATGGAGATGACATGTTTGCCACATTTGCAGAAATGCAACAGAAAAGTTACTTGGTTTGGTTATTCAGCAGGATCTACCTCTACTCCTTCATCAGCCTTTTCATCTATATGGTGCTGAGTCTCTTCATTGCTCTCATTACAGATACATATGAAACTGTCAAG CATTACCAGCAAGATGGCTTTCCAGAGACAGAGCTTCAGAGATTTGTATCACAGTGCAAAGATCTACCAAACTCTGGCAGGTACAGGTTAGAGGAGGAGAGTTCTGCATCTATCTTCTGTTGTTTTAATG GTTGTAGTGAACATACTTAA